A portion of the Bdellovibrio bacteriovorus genome contains these proteins:
- a CDS encoding KdsC family phosphatase, translating into MGLEVSKLKNIKMLVLDVDGVLTDTRLWFDGKEWRRFFSIRDGVGIKRLIDGGYQIAIITGSRAEDIRARVKSLGIQFFYEGALDKEPSFLQLQKDSGVKPDEMAYVGDDIFDIPLLQTVAFGATVPEAVDEVLEVAEYVTRRPGGCGAVREVCDYIYKYGAFSSR; encoded by the coding sequence AGTATCAAAATTGAAAAATATCAAGATGTTGGTGCTCGACGTCGACGGCGTTTTAACTGACACACGGCTATGGTTTGATGGAAAAGAATGGCGACGTTTTTTTTCCATTCGAGATGGCGTGGGCATAAAACGCCTTATAGATGGCGGTTATCAAATCGCGATTATCACTGGCAGTCGCGCTGAGGACATTCGGGCGCGGGTGAAATCTCTTGGTATTCAATTTTTTTACGAAGGTGCTTTGGACAAAGAGCCTTCTTTCTTACAGCTGCAAAAGGATTCCGGAGTAAAGCCAGATGAGATGGCTTATGTCGGTGACGACATCTTCGATATTCCTTTACTGCAGACAGTGGCCTTTGGTGCCACGGTGCCAGAAGCCGTTGATGAAGTTTTAGAAGTAGCAGAGTACGTCACACGTCGACCAGGTGGTTGCGGGGCTGTTCGTGAAGTGTGTGATTATATCTATAAATATGGGGCATTTTCCTCTAGGTAG
- a CDS encoding outer membrane beta-barrel domain-containing protein, whose product MFKNGLKAVLIIVAALILHKTAFAAEAVDLPTDELARESVLPIFDKPVSVKNRSVVTEKRFDANVFYGYAMTEAIANVSKLGVGIYYNPNESSAWGLLLAKNFSGLSSYANQLDSQYNLKFDRAPAPELTAMLDYNLKAFYGKMSVTKSWVLNTILYGSASGGIIKYVHKTYPAVALGIGQKFYFSKNWSLRADFRIYANQAPVPFLPNRMKEGDPVPSYDQFEDKFATSTTLDVGLSYLF is encoded by the coding sequence ATGTTTAAAAATGGTCTTAAAGCCGTCTTAATTATTGTTGCAGCATTGATTCTGCATAAGACAGCCTTTGCGGCTGAGGCGGTAGATCTTCCGACGGACGAGCTAGCTCGAGAATCAGTATTGCCGATTTTTGATAAACCGGTGAGTGTAAAAAACCGCAGCGTTGTCACAGAGAAACGCTTTGATGCGAATGTGTTTTACGGTTATGCGATGACAGAAGCTATTGCCAATGTCAGTAAACTCGGCGTGGGTATTTATTATAATCCCAATGAATCAAGTGCTTGGGGTTTGCTATTGGCAAAAAACTTTTCCGGTCTTTCTAGTTACGCCAATCAATTGGATTCCCAATACAATTTAAAGTTTGATCGCGCCCCGGCCCCTGAGTTGACGGCGATGCTTGATTACAATCTCAAGGCCTTTTACGGCAAAATGAGTGTGACGAAATCATGGGTGCTAAACACGATTCTTTATGGTTCGGCTTCCGGCGGGATTATTAAATACGTTCACAAGACTTATCCGGCCGTAGCTCTGGGGATCGGACAAAAATTTTATTTCTCTAAAAATTGGTCGTTGCGCGCTGATTTCCGTATTTACGCCAATCAAGCGCCGGTTCCTTTCTTGCCAAATCGTATGAAAGAGGGCGATCCGGTACCAAGTTACGATCAATTCGAAGATAAATTCGCAACATCGACCACGCTTGATGTGGGCTTATCTTACTTGTTTTAG
- a CDS encoding outer membrane beta-barrel domain-containing protein, which yields MMMKLKPALILLLALATPLTVLAQTGDNEELNIIEMEIDREAPKAAPANATESFSETRSSDNTLSDFSGLTGLSPFQEVSVIQRRYLPKTGRFQLFGGFTMVTNDPFYMTYGGVAKASYFLSEKWGVELNYFALSTSTRSVTEDLKSTQGVATENLVYAKSYMGLDLMYIPIYGKMAWFNEKIVPFDLYFSAGYGTTNTQSGENPGTLHLATGQIFAISKSYAFRWDFSWNLFTAKGIDNSDSTFNNLFLTVGMSWFFPEASYR from the coding sequence ATGATGATGAAATTAAAACCAGCCCTGATTCTGCTCTTAGCCCTAGCGACTCCACTGACGGTGTTGGCGCAAACGGGTGATAACGAAGAGCTGAATATTATTGAAATGGAAATTGATCGTGAGGCGCCCAAGGCGGCTCCCGCAAATGCGACCGAAAGTTTTTCTGAAACCCGATCTTCGGATAATACATTATCTGATTTTTCAGGTTTAACCGGTCTTTCGCCGTTTCAAGAAGTCAGCGTCATTCAAAGACGTTACCTGCCAAAAACGGGACGGTTCCAGTTGTTTGGTGGTTTCACAATGGTGACCAATGATCCGTTTTATATGACTTACGGGGGTGTGGCGAAAGCCAGCTATTTCCTGAGTGAAAAATGGGGCGTGGAGCTGAATTATTTCGCTCTCTCTACGTCGACTCGTTCCGTGACCGAAGATTTAAAATCCACGCAAGGGGTCGCAACAGAAAATCTAGTCTATGCCAAGTCCTATATGGGTTTGGATTTGATGTACATTCCAATTTACGGAAAAATGGCGTGGTTTAACGAAAAGATCGTTCCGTTTGATCTTTATTTTTCTGCGGGTTACGGAACGACAAATACCCAGTCTGGCGAAAATCCTGGGACCTTGCATTTAGCCACTGGGCAGATTTTTGCAATTTCTAAATCGTATGCATTTCGCTGGGATTTCAGCTGGAATCTGTTCACGGCTAAGGGCATTGATAATAGTGACTCGACCTTCAACAATCTTTTCCTCACTGTAGGAATGAGCTGGTTCTTCCCGGAGGCTAGTTACCGATGA
- a CDS encoding tetratricopeptide repeat protein, translating to MKKVISFLIIASFIVPVTSSAQRTRKRTVTTPAKKAATPYFQGSSREGAMKGQLSDALRMAQSGQYENAANALFSLGRRPELAAERPQIKYILGTMLVELKLYQTAAFQFVDVIRSKHPKYSKLAIEKLSVVADTLGDDTILNYAISRVDLNDFPAALKDMIHFRMGEIRMRNHEYAKASELFSRVHSGSSTYFQAQFNKGLAELEANQPGLAIGTYTRMIEARGRAPVTDTNKVAAQLGLARSYYQKQDWDQAIEVYSQIPRDTLMWHDAVFEQSWAMFRAARFRSALSNFQTLHSAYYEDFYMPEGLLLRAIVYLYICKYDEMEKVLSLFEKTYGPVRSKIGDFLKSTNEASAFYAEVEKAQMIKTTDRSANLRLPYIVLRNVLDEGDVKRAMNYIDRLAQERARVDSNRAFKASALGQYATKILANRSRNAKFAVGDMVKAHLQNMRVELRDLYEQAGFIRYEMINGRKESMKKKLAGRDLGETQIDDKIDREFYIQNGYEYYPFQGEFWLDEVGNYHYLGKQSCEQ from the coding sequence ATGAAAAAAGTTATATCATTCTTAATTATCGCAAGTTTTATCGTCCCTGTAACAAGTTCGGCGCAACGGACGCGCAAAAGAACTGTCACGACACCTGCTAAGAAAGCGGCGACGCCGTATTTCCAAGGAAGTTCACGTGAAGGAGCGATGAAGGGGCAATTGAGCGATGCGCTTCGTATGGCCCAAAGTGGTCAGTATGAAAATGCGGCCAATGCTTTATTCAGTTTAGGTCGTCGTCCGGAACTTGCAGCCGAGCGCCCACAAATCAAATACATTCTGGGAACTATGTTGGTGGAATTAAAACTTTACCAAACAGCAGCCTTCCAGTTCGTGGATGTGATTCGCAGCAAACATCCCAAATATTCAAAACTGGCGATCGAAAAGCTTTCGGTGGTGGCCGATACCTTGGGTGATGACACAATCTTAAACTATGCGATCTCGCGCGTGGACTTAAATGATTTTCCGGCGGCTTTAAAGGACATGATTCATTTCCGTATGGGTGAAATCCGTATGAGAAATCATGAATACGCAAAAGCTTCGGAACTTTTCTCGCGCGTTCATTCCGGTAGCAGCACCTACTTCCAAGCTCAGTTCAATAAGGGTTTGGCAGAACTTGAAGCCAACCAACCGGGCCTGGCGATCGGCACTTACACGCGCATGATCGAAGCTCGAGGGCGCGCCCCGGTGACGGACACTAACAAAGTTGCCGCTCAATTAGGTTTGGCTCGGTCATATTACCAAAAACAAGATTGGGATCAAGCTATCGAAGTGTATTCGCAAATTCCACGCGATACTTTGATGTGGCATGATGCGGTTTTTGAGCAAAGCTGGGCGATGTTCCGCGCGGCCCGCTTCCGTTCGGCATTAAGTAATTTTCAAACTCTCCACTCGGCATATTATGAAGACTTTTATATGCCGGAGGGTTTACTTCTGCGTGCCATTGTTTACCTTTATATCTGTAAATACGACGAGATGGAAAAGGTCTTAAGTCTTTTTGAAAAGACCTATGGCCCGGTACGGTCTAAAATTGGCGATTTCCTAAAATCGACCAACGAGGCGAGTGCATTCTATGCCGAAGTTGAAAAAGCTCAAATGATTAAAACCACCGACCGTTCTGCAAATCTTCGCCTTCCGTACATCGTCTTGCGCAATGTTTTGGATGAAGGAGATGTGAAACGTGCGATGAACTATATCGACCGTTTAGCGCAAGAGCGTGCCCGTGTAGATAGCAACCGTGCATTTAAAGCTTCGGCATTAGGCCAATATGCGACCAAAATTTTAGCTAATCGCAGTCGTAACGCCAAATTTGCGGTGGGTGACATGGTAAAAGCGCATTTACAAAATATGCGTGTTGAGCTTCGTGATCTTTATGAACAAGCCGGCTTTATCCGTTATGAAATGATTAACGGCCGTAAAGAAAGCATGAAGAAAAAATTGGCGGGTCGTGATTTAGGTGAAACGCAAATTGACGATAAAATTGATCGCGAATTCTATATCCAAAACGGTTACGAATACTACCCATTCCAAGGAGAGTTCTGGCTCGATGAAGTCGGCAACTACCATTACCTTGGTAAGCAAAGTTGTGAGCAATAG